The Carassius auratus strain Wakin chromosome 19, ASM336829v1, whole genome shotgun sequence genomic sequence AGTAAGAGGCAGGTGGGGGGAGCGTGGCTGTTGTGCAATCATGTCAAGAATGCTTCCTCTCGGATTAGACCTTACCGGAGATATGTGTAGCTCTCTATAGCGGTTTCTACATTGCATCTTTCTAATGTGTTTGATGCGGGAGTTGTGTGCAGTAGCGCTAAAGGCTGTCTGTTGTTTCAAGCTGACTCGAGTGGTTTCTTCTTGACATCTTCTCCTCTGAAAATCCCAACCCAACATGCAGCCTTGTCCTTTTTTGACCGCGTCAGAACACTGATAGAGACTGTGGAGCTCGTTCATACAACGATTCATTCCTAAATGCATTGAAAGCATCAGCTTGCATGAGAACGCTTTCGTGAATGATTTGCAGAAATTCTTTCCGAAGGAGGTCTAAGTTCAGAATTAGTATGCTGTTGTTGCTTAAACTAAATTTCAATGCACCAGTCCTTcccaaaagaataaaaacacttgATACTTGAAATTAAGTTGCTGTGAATCCAAAAAAAGGAGTCTATACTGATATATACTAGCaatctaatttttattattactataaactgGAAAAAAGTAGTgtattttaaaatcctttaacaACCAGCTCACATCAAATGGTCAGCTTCATCTTACTGTTGAATAAATTGGAAATAGTGTACTTTTTTCCTTCTATTTTGATGGGACGATGGGATTAATTATTATGCttattgatttaaattgattCAAATCAATCCGTTATATCTGAGAGTTGATAACTAGGCGACACTTGCACAGTCACCATTGACTAGTGTGCACAGTAtcagatgtttttacattatttttttataggcaaatattataaatgtctaaaGTTGACTATCAAAATAATGTGTAACCAATATaacaatattacaaaacattttctttctatATCTGTATATTTGTAATTTGGTTTGTTTGTACACTACCAAGTGTAGCATCAGGaagatttgttattattaatattttattcagcatggatgtgTTCAATTGaataaaagtgacaataaagacatttataatgctacaaaacatttctgttgaaaataaatgctttaaaaaaaagaatcaaattttgcaaaaaaaaaaaaaaaaaaaaaaaaatgttttcttactATTCTCAAATCAGCAGTAGCtgttctctcacatacacacacagacacacacacacacacacacacacagtacatccCTCAGTCTCACCCAAGCTCCTTCTGATGACTGATGTTGTTTTAAGGTGTTGCCGTGAATCTTCTGTTTGTCCTCTATCAAACGGCATCACATGTCATACGCCTTTCTCACTTAACGTTTGATCACAGCAGTAGCACGATCAGTTCTTCCATTGACTTTTGACCTCTgtgtttatttacacacacacactatcctcGACGTCCCTTTAGGACGTCCTCTACCAATATCACAGCTGTACGTTACACTCAGTGTGTATGCCACTGATATGAGAGGAATGTGCAGCCTTCCTGAACAAAGAGTTCATTGAGACTGAGGCAGTGCTTCGTAGAAACATGgattgaggtgtgtgtgtgtgtgtgtcaggtgaagATCAGTGTCTAGTGTTGTTGTGTGTAGCCCGTGCTTTGATAGTGTTACGCTCACTTTCATTActttattattctgttttataaagGTTGTGGTGTCATGGTAAAGAGCCACCTTGTTTTCTCTTGTCACCGTGCACTTCTTTTTTTCCAAACAACACGAGGACAGTGTGTTTTTCCAGAAAGTAGATCAGGTAGACCTAATTGGCAGACAAGTAATGGGTAGTGTGTAGGACTTTGTAAATGAAGGAAAAGGTCTGTTTTTGGATGCCGTGTCATTGGCCAGTCAGAAGTGAGCTTtcatcaaaattaagtgagttgCAAAGCTGAATATGTGTATTTTCACAGAATTTTCATAAAACAATATGTGATTACACCTTTCTTTTCACTGTCACAGTTAGACTTTCATTGGCGGAGTTTGTAGTTTTTGACTTGGATGTTTTTGTGTGTCTTCTTTAAAGTTTTTCCACATGTTTGAAGTGTTTTCAAAGGAAAAATCCCATTTGAGTGACGTAAACTAGGCCTGTGTGCTGTCAAACCCTTGGCACATCACTTAAGAGCATCTAGGCCCACGGAGCTGCCAAAACCCAGAAACATTCCAGTGTGTGTCATACACAACCTGCCTTGTCTTGTGTCTTCAGACCAGTTTAACGGTGTCGGTCTCATTATTCATGCTAAATAGACAGCATTTGCACAGTAAACAACACAGCCTTCTCTTTCCTGTTATAATGTCTTCAGAGAAAAATGGCATATTCATCCTTGAAGGCAGATGATATCTGGGATCTAAAGTCTATAACATTTCTTGAAACCCATCCTTCTCGACTGATTGAATTGGCAACACAGACCTTGCAATAAAACTTGTCACAGAGTttgtaatccttttttttttttttttgtaatgtggtGCTTTCTTTGTGAATGTTTCTGCCAAGGTCTGTTgtgtctgttctttttttttgtaccgtGTTTGTAGCAGCAGTGCTGTTTTGTTCAGCACGAAGCCTTTCATACTCTTCAAACTGTGTTTTTTGTGTTGTCTGGAGATGATGGAAGAGGTTGGCTGTGGCGCTCTGGTATACTGCGATCTGCATGGGACAAATTCTACAGATGGGCGACTAAAGAAGCTGACCCACGTCTCACTGTTAGCTCTTCTGGCACTGGTTTTGAGGATGACTGTGTATTTTTGCTTTCTTCGCTCATTTTTGTGTTATGCTCGAAGCTAGATAACAAGCATGATAACAAGTGACTGAGTAACATACGCACGGCACACTGTAATGACGTAAGACGTCAGGGGCACTGAGGCATTATGGGCAGTTCACcgtattaataacattttttctAGTTTGTACTAGACGCCacagacatttaagaaaaaaGTTTTAACTTCCGACTTCAGTTTTCCGCAAACAAAGCATATTTAGCCTTTTCTAGCAGCTGTTTTATTAATCGTACATGCGCTTTACTCTTTACGTTTTTGGATTGTAGCTTTAACCTAAGAAATGTAATAACACATAGGTAAGAACGATCgtgattttgtacaaaaaaaacccataaaatacAGTCAAACAAACCCCTAAATTATTAAAAACGCTACATGTAATTGTTTAGAAGGTTATAGTGTGCgttatttgttttctctttaacttcCTTCAGCTCTTTTCATGTTTGGGAGGTCGGATTGtacaaattatgaaatattcGATATCCCAATTTTGCATATCGTCCAGACAGCAATGTGGATATTATCGTCTAAATgatatatcgcccacccctagtagTAATGTTTTTGTATCGAATTATACTTACGTTTACAATTTACTATCCAAAATAAGCGAAACATGCTGGGTACTAGAAATTCCTTGTCCAGTTATACTAACGAAAATATGGTTTATGTAGTCCAAAACAAACTGATTTAGACTTTATACATTTAAGTGAATTAAACTTAAATGTTTTATCACAATTAAATTAAGCCTGGACATGACGGCAAGTTCGAAGAAGTTGTGATATTGTGGCCACAAATTGGCCTAAAACAAGGAAACACATTAATATAATGAGCCACAAATAATAAACAAtgggaatacattttttattatcagtattattatcaacaacaaaaacaaaaagagtcTGAAAACTGCTAATGTCTTGCAACTATGTTTCTAAAATTGTTTTATCAGTAATCCTGCAGTGCTAAACTCCCTTTACTATTTCGGTTTAGAAACGAATTGCCATTATTTTAGaccattactgttttattttatagacCTCGGCTTGTATTCAGCTCTCTCTTTAACCGTACTAGCTAGCTAATCATGTTAACAGTGTGAATGAACAGGATCTGTGGTTAGTGGCTGAATCTGTACTGTCACCAGCTGATTGTCTGAAATGCATGATTCCTGCGGGATGTCCTGAAACACTGAAACCGGCCTGGTGGCTTGGTGAGCCATGATTAGGTCTAGTATTGGTATTATTGATCGTAATACAGTCTGTGCTTGTGAATCCAGGTGTAGGGTTTAGTAGCGGCTCAGCTGGGTGTCACTGTGTGTGTAAACTGTTTGGCAGTTTGTAAATCACCCTGAGCTCATGGCTCGTTTGAGTAAGAGTTTCAGTATCCATTTAACCGCCCACTGTTGTTACATGTGACTCACGAGGCTGGGCTGTTGAAAGAGTTATTATTGTTTAGTAATCCATTTTAGTCAAATATTGCACTGTTATGTGACAGACTATAAATGTTTAGGCAGTTACAGTCACTGTGGCACGTATGTACCCAGTCTTATCTTAAGAAATCGAGTCTACTTTCTTTTTCTCTGGCTGTGAATGTGTAGCAGTGCAGTGGGTGTGTTGTGTTACTCAGGTTTCTGAAGTGAGGCAGTGGCCCGGCCAATGCACtagtgttgttgttattttcacgTGGAACATCTCGCTGTTATATAACAGTGCTTTGACCGCCGTCATGCTGGATGTCCTGCAGTCTGATTTGCATCGTTTGTTGAATTGTATCTAGAACATTTTTACACTCTTAGATCGGACAAACTGCAGGGTTCATTATGAAAAGATTGTCACGTAACACAAAAATAATCCATGAGAGGCTGTGTGTCGCAGTAATTTTACATGCACCACACAAAGAGCTATTATTGGAGTTCATGTTGGTGTTGTTTGCATATTCTGACTATGTATTGAGATGCATATCTTGAGTtgtaaccatagactgtatagaAACATGGaggtagtgtccgtgacgtcacccgtaggctcctgaagtgtgtttttgaagtctaaagtgtgcagagcgggccgtcgccatcttggcagggCATCACCGCGCTACTCTCCTggacaatcaaaaatgggcaaaagggTGAGAGCtacttgctgaagccacgcccacctagcacgacggcagtgtcagcagcagcaatccacctgtcactcaagtggccacgcccttaattatgcagaactttaagtcttaatataatttaaatggatgagttgtCACAGTTGTCataaagggcaaaattagctatttagaccaaaataattttttgcaccaggctgtaaacatgtctttttcttatattattttaacatggggagtcaatgggattgactctcttttgcagccagcctcaagcggccagttgatgaattgcagttttagtttgGTATTAATAAGCATTCGAATGCTATTCAAttgacaaatataataaatacattctgcattacatttatatagaacaGTATTTTATAGCTGTGCACAATCTTAGATTAAgactaatattttaattttaactttgttGTCTTATTTTTCCTTGTTAATGTCTGATACAAactgttgcaaagcagctttacagaaaatgcctgtttctacattatatttattagtaGCTGTGGTCAAGTTAatgtccatatggcagaaatgtacagtagaAATCCTGCAGTTGGTTAATGGCATGTAATCAAAGAAGTAATGCATGATAAACTCAGTCTTTGCTCCTGCTCCTCCCCAGATGATGAAGTGGATCACAGTGTCCCAGACAGTGATGGAGCACCTCCAGGAGCAGGAACCCCTTCGGCCAAGGGCAAGGGCAAGTTCTCCAATCTGGGCAAGATCTTCAAACCCTGGAAGTGGAGGAAGAAGAAAAGCAGTGACAAGTTCAAGGAAACATCAGAAGGTCTGTTGATTAGCGGCTCTCAAGCTACACTAATCGAATACAGTCAttatattaatacagttatattacGCACTGTACATTTCTGTTGAAAACTGAATTctgaattcatattttttattgtaataagtTAGAGCAATATAGCTTTGATGTGTTAATGAAACTAGGATTTAGGATTGTCTTAAACTCGGGGTCTTGCTAAACCAGTGTATTAAGTGATTGTGTGTCTGCCGTCTTTCTGAATGATCAGTGCTGGAGAGGAAGATTTCGATGAGGAAGCCCCGAGAGGAGCTGATAGAGCGAGGGTTACTGAAGGACGTCCCAGAGAATGGTACGCCAACCTAACATGGTCATGAGTCTCATTAGTTTTATCTTGTTTGCTCAGTTGAAAGGTTTTGTGAGATTGATTCTGTCATAAACGGAGCATATTTGTATGCATCATCCACTGAATTgtgatgttattttaataaaattttgttaCATGATGCATAAAAAATGTGCTCTGGATTCTTTTTCTTTATTGCGGTAATTCCACTCCATCAGAAATATTAAGTTTTGCATCCAGTCTGACATGTTTCTTCTTAGCTCTGTTGTATTCGGTCTGAAAATCCATTATCCACATCTGTTTCAGAGAGTAATGATGTGAATCACAAAGCTCCTCCGGTGAAGAACGGCCACACAGTGCCTGGAGAGCGCAGGTCAGACacagggtcagaggtcaaggCACCATCTTCACGGCCACAAGGAGAAGAACAGAGGATCAGCCTCGCACCCGAACCGGAGCGCCGCAACCGAGCGCCCTCCGACGTCAGTCGCAACCGCCAGCCGCTGGACGTGGACGCTCGGACGCGGATACCACCCGAAACAGACCGACGCAGCCGCCCCGAGTCAGACCTGGAGAGACCAGCGGGAtctttacagagagagagaccgGGACAGGAGGAGGGACGGTATCGGCGGGAGGAAAGAGACGAGAAAGCCGTCAGGGACCGAGAACGACGGGATAGAAAGGATGACAGGGAAGGAAGAGGAGACAGACGAGACAAGAGACCGGATAAAGAAGACGGGTATGGAAGAGGGGAGCGAGATGAGCGTGAGAAAGAGAGGAGGAATGACAGAGAAAGGCGGGACGAGAAAGACTGGAGAGAAAACAAGGACAGAAAACAGCCACGGGACAGGAAAGAGGATCACGAAAGACGGGATGAGCCCGAGAGAGTAGACGAGAGAGAGCGAAAGGAGCTGAACGAGAGGAGAGAAGACCGGGAAAGAAGAGAGGAACGGGATCGACGCGAGGAGAGAGACAGGAGAGACGTCAGGAGGCCAGAACCCGTGAAACAGGTGTCTGATGGGAAACTCTTCAGGCCTCAGTCAGAACAGGACATGAGACCCGTTCTCCAGAAGAGCTCGTCTGACATCGGGCAGAAGGTCCGGCCGTTTTCAGAGAGCATCCAGAGCAGCACACTGCCACGACACACGCCTGAAGAGGAGGAGTCCAGGACACGCACAGGTAAAGCGTTTGTGAGGTTTACTCCAAGTTTTGATATTCACAAACATCTAGCCCCGGATAAATGATTAAAGAATATGCCTTGCACTggaaaatatataacaatttgaAAATGCATGCTTGGTttcatatcaaaagtaacaaagcacgCTGGGTGGAGTGTTACAAATAATGTTTAGTGAAGTTTTGATCTGATATGggacacatttaaattaataatgggcacacacatgcatgtgtatcTATTTCGGAGAActgttatttgtatatattaaatgtatttattaatgatataaattatatgaatataaatatagagcTTTAagtatcttcaaaaaaaaaatttttttattgccTGCCAACTCTGATTAGCTCTTTAGCCGGTCTGTCAAATAAATGAGACCATAATAGACTTCAGTGTGGTGTCCATCAATCTTGTCTCTTTAATCAGGAGACATTTCCAGTAGTGTCACAAATACATTTGCTTGAGCTGTTTAAAGCAGCTTATATCAGGTTCTTGAGACAGCGCTTAGCTGTACATCTGCTATTTCAAGAGTTCGAGTGCTGATCAGAGTTCATGCCGTTGTATTGCTACGTCTGCAGAACTTCACTATGCATTATTTTGCTCACGGCACAGCGATGGCAAAGACCCCATGAAACAGATGGATTCCTGTATTGGCTATTGAAGGATATGTCTGTCCTTTAGCCCCAAGTatacctttaaaataattttagtcaACATTGGGCATATGGATACCCTCAAAACACAATACTGCCATTTTGACTTCATGGGGTCTTTAAAGCGCTCCACTTTCACCCTGTTCGCGTGCCATGCCTGATTTACTCATGCCTGCTgttctgtttgtgctgtgcacctctgtgtgttgtgttatttgtgtttatgtgtgtttgtgcatgtgtcttGTGCTCACCATTAGGATCAGTGGGTGTGCGGTTTGTTCCTGAGCCCAAACCTGCATCAAGTGCCTCCTCTAAAGACTTCCAGCCGCCCCCTAAACAGGCCATTCTCCCTCCCAAATGGCTGATGggttcttcctcctcctccactgAGACTGCTCCAGtcccatcctcctcctcctcttcatcatcatcgtcgACTTCATCATCCTCTGCTCCCCCCATTGCTAAGCCTCCTCCTCGGACTGTGTCTTTAAATGTAGACGACTCCTCCCGAAGTAATCCCACCCCTCCCGTTACAGCAGGAGACCGTGAAGCTCCGCCCACTGTTTCTGGTCACTCAACTCCGCCCACTGTCCCCGCCCACTCTACCCCTCCCACTGTCCCCGCCCACTCTGCTCCGCCCACTGTTTCTGCCCACTCCAACCCTCCTGCCTCTACTGCCCCGAAACAGCCGCCCGTGCCCCCTCCCAAACCCTCCCATCACAACAGCAACACTGCACTGCAAGGTGAGTCAGTATTTGTCCTGTCAGCTTTCGCCCAAAAACTGCAACTGTGAGTTATCTGTGGCTTCATGCTGCTTTCTTAAATAGACTGCACTGTGCAGAATGATAAAAGCATGACCTGTTCAAATTGTCATAACCTAGCAGTTTTCATAGAAACCCTGGGGCTATCAGCTGGGgtttaaaatctgaaaaatcaGAGTTACCTGGAAATTTTATGGAAAATCCTTGTTTCAAAGGTGTTGGGAAACTATTTTGATTAACTGGTGCCAGATTCACAAATGAagattgagaaaaaaaagtttctaataaggtcacataaatatatttctaagtgcagttcttaaaaaaaaaaaaaaaaaaaaaaaaaaaaaatcatattgttttCTTTAGAAGCAAATGATCATACATCTCGAAGGCCGCGCTGCCTTCAGATTACTGCAATAATGAAGTCTGCACACTATGTTTTGTCATAAATCCCAGGATGTACCGCTATTGTCTGCACAAATATGTTTTGTTACATGTGTAATTTATATTATGGAACCAGATGTGATGTGCTTATGTCTTCAGTAGCTTTCAAAAAGTGGGAAAAAATTGACTTTGAAGTGGCAGGGACATGTCTCATCTGCaagttgtgtgtgaatgtgtcgcacacttgtgtgtgtgtgagtgtgtgtgtgtgtgtatggtcaCCGGTTTGAGTTATTTCTGGAGTTATCTTACAGAAAGTCCTATCAGCTATACTCATAATGACCGATCATCATTTACATGATCAACCACTGATGTCACTTTAAGACCTGTTAAAGGTTAAGTTCTTTTTAAGAATGTTCCTTTTGAGGAATTTAAATTGTCCCTGTAGATAGTTTTCCATGCACCTCCTGCCTGTGTGGTCATACCGTGCTTTCATTGTATCAGTAGCTAAATTATTTCCTATCCTGCTGTGTATTGTTTTGACTCAATACagattcatatttaattcatatttaatcaaCAGAGCATGACAGAGCATCACATTCATTCATGACAGGGACATGATTTAGTTTGTACATTAACATTACTATGTAAGTCAGATTGATGATTGATGCTTACAGATGTTTCATTTATATACAATGAAAACATACTGGTAACATTAAGATtcaatttaaaattatgtattagATATAATTAACTATACATTGAACTAACCACTAGACTAATAGATTAAAAGGTATCACAGCTTTACAGATAacgagacctttttttttttcttaatctttcCCTCAGAATTAAGTCAGTTAATAGATAATTGCCTGTGTGTTTCGTGAATCAGGTGTGTTGGTGAGAGAGACAGATGAGCGCTCCATTGAGATGGACAGGCTGAGACATGTCTCTGTGCTGTTTGTGCTGGGACACTGTTCACTGAGCAGCTTCAtgtgtcccacacacacacacacacacacacacacctgtctctgAGCGGCTCCGGCTCCAGCCGCTTCTGAGGAAACACAGACAGCTACACAGTATTTGTTGTCTGACGGGTTTTACATGTACCGTTTCCCAACAAATCAATACCAAAATGGCCAAAGTAATTGCACCTGGGCAAGTGATgggaaaaagtgtgtgtgtgtgtgtgtgtgtgtgatgttcctGTAGGACTTAAGTGGGTCTGTTTGTCCTACACAGCAGCTGATGTTCTGTCTGCTCACAGACATAAGAACTCCTTGTACTGTTGTCCTTAACTTTTTTTATCAGTACAATAGAGCAAAACAGAGACCGCCCACTTTTCTAGCCTCCTGGGTTAtatttttccccattcattttGTCCATAGACATTTGAGAAAATCCTTCAGTCAAGAATTCTAAACCTTGACCCAAATGATGGATGAAAGTAACCTGGCATCAAACTAGCGCAATTAATTTGAacagctttaaatatttttggtagGTTTGACTTTACTGCAGCTGAAGTGTGTCTTTCTGGACCCCTGATAAAACCAACTGAGTTGCAAATAATCGTATGCATCCCACTGCCTTTCATTGCACTCGTGCTGTTGTTTGAGTCTCAGACTGAGATGTTTGGATGCTCTTACTTAGAGTTTAATCTTGCTTACAGTGTTCAATTTACACagaggaccccccccccccctcaaaaaaaaaaaacccctcatgtttttccaaacccttgagaattttgtatatattcaaacattttaatgatttaatgaaacCTGACTAATTTCCCTTCCACCACTAACAGCCAAAACAGCcttcaatatttcaaatatttcataaGGACACTGTAATAAAATCCAAATGAATGGCTTAATCCCAAGTTTTCTAAATACATTAGGCTTTTATTCACTTTGTCATTGATGCAAGAACGAATTCGTTGTTTTTTGCACCAaatgtttgtgcttccatttaCCATATCTTATGAGGTTTTGATCAGCATTTATTGGTGAAATAAAAGcccaaattaaatctgttcaccACATAAGGTGATCATATTTTtggaagacttggattaaaccacaGGGTGAGTAATTGACAGATTGTTTATTTctgggtgaacgatccctttaagcGTTTTGGAGGTTTTAATAGGTGTCACCTGTTGGACTGGACCAGTGTCCAACAGTGCGTGTGATTTGTTGTTTGAGATGCTATAAACACCTTTCCCTTCATCCACCCCAAAGCTTCAACGTTACAAAGATCTTACCAAGCTCCGCCTCCTCAGTACTGGACGAGCTGGAGACGGCAGGCAGAGTCTGGAGTCTATCTCTCCCTGCCCACCTACCTCAGCCCGAGGGGCGCTCAGCTCCGCCCAGGTAGCCCTGGTGCCGCCCCGTCCCACACCAGCTGGCATGCATGTCCTACTGCTCTAATAATCACAGAGTCATGCTTGTTTTCACACCCATACTCAAGATCTCCATGATCCTGCTCCAAACCACTGCCATTACTGAGAACTGATGAATGGGGTTCAGTTCATCCTATTCAAAAGATATGATAATTATAGATAACTATGATTGAGGATTAACAGGATAACCAGTAATGAATATTAAATTCAGAATCAGTCCAAATTACgtctgaaaatgtacatttatactaGCATTTCACCCTAGTTAATGAGTGGCAATATCCACTTTCTAACGTTGAGTTTTTGACATGGAACTGGCCTTCACTTAAGGTTAAGATTTGTGACATTTAGACCAGAAACAAACTTTGTGCAAGTGCACAATttcataaaaagttttaaaaaaagaatgcttgGCCAGCCTCATCAAGGGCATACTTATACTTGCACTGTTTCTTTGTGTCTGTGTAGTAACATGCTATTGAGAAACTAATTGGAGgcaatttagatttatttcatttaaacttaACTTCCTCAGAAAGATTCTCTTCAAACTGTTGCTCTGGCATGACAGTAGTTGgcctgatagaaaaaaaaaacatccattgaAGTCGAATgtttaaggcccgttcacaccaaaaCTGATAACTAATGACAACTCTATACACCAGTTTAAATGTTCTGGCTCTTTAAAgtcaggtggattctgattggctgtcagtgtttttatcatCCATCTGTTGAAGAAAAAAACTATTCTGAAAGTGATTTAGATGATATTATTCCCCTCTGCCATTGTTATAGTTGTGATGTGGAATTCCCagttattaacaattattaaaacGTTATAGTTATCACTGCAGTTATCGTCCTCAGTGTAAACAGGTCCTACATCTTCTCTTGTGGCATGATTCAGAATGAACTCATTTCTAGCTCATGTTCATGAACTTGCATAGAGTGGTATGTTTTAGACCTTAATGCATTAAACTTCATCATTGTCTGTAGAATCTATCATCTTAGTTTATATTAAATCCCTCCCCATCTCATACTAATCTAATCCCCAGTTTTATTGAATCAAGGCATGCGAATCAATGTTTAAGCATCCTAGCTTGGCACTTTCGTACAAACTAATTTGTTGTTGTCACATGTTTCTATGTGAAGTTAATTttgattgtattttgtttatttctacAGTGGATCCCTCCCAAGTCCCAGTCCCAGTCAAGCGATCTCCTCCCGTTCCCCCAAAGAGGGTGACTCCTGTGACCAAGCGCCACTCAGACGACTCTTCGGCCAATCAGCCTGAGCCTCCGCCCCCAGGCCCCGCCTCCAATCCGGTCCCGTCCCCAGCTTCGGCCCCGCCCCCTGGCCAATCAGACAACTCCGAAGCACTCTCCCCTCCACCAACCCATATACCTCCATCCCCTCCCCGTGTCCACCAGCCTGAGGTCCCACACGTGGACCCCCCCAGCCCCACCACAGAGCCACCCTCGGAGCCGCCCTTACCTCTGCACATACGCATCCAGAGAGCCTTGAACAGTCCTGGCCCCATCCAGCCCAACCCGGAGGGATCCAAGCGAGCTCATTCGCTTCTGTTTGAGTCACCCCCGGACTTTCTGGCTGAGGCCCAAGGAGAGAGGCGAAACTCTCTTCCTGTCACTATCGAACCTCTGCGACTGTGAGTGTCCCAATCAGTTCATCTCAGAACTCAGTGCTCTCTGCTTTTCTACATTTATAACTGATTGCTACTTCTTGCATCCCAAGAAGAAATCCTGCCTACTGTTATGCCACTTATTATgtgagctgggtagattacttactaAGTGTAAtatgttactgattccaaatgaCATGACAAAAAATTTGAGTTAGTTGTGTAATccattaaattacacattttaggaaATATAATCAGATTACATTCAGATTTCTTTTGAGCTTTCTCTTTATTGAGTTAAATAGGATCATCTTGTACCAGATTGATCAAAATACAaagattaagaaaatatatattccattcTTCGTTATTAGCAACATGAAGTCTATTAAacattacatcaaggtttcccaaacgTTAGGAGGGAGTTTAATGGAAAGCTGataattatatcattaaaaaaaataatcaaatcaatcaaGATAAAACGGGCACTAAAAATGTTTACCTGCATGTGATGTGACCATAACCAACATCAGGGACGTGCaaaggtgatatatatatatatataatataatatagtgggtgtgatgtaatatatatatgtattacaatTAAAGGAATATTCACTGTGTGTCTGTGATTGTGTACTGTCTAGGCCTGAGGATGAT encodes the following:
- the LOC113119145 gene encoding phosphatase and actin regulator 4A-like isoform X2 is translated as MDSRDDEVDHSVPDSDGAPPGAGTPSAKGKGKFSNLGKIFKPWKWRKKKSSDKFKETSEVLERKISMRKPREELIERGLLKDVPENESNDVNHKAPPVKNGHTVPGERRSDTGSEVKAPSSRPQGEEQRISLAPEPERRNRAPSDVSRNRQPLDVDARTRIPPETDRRSRPESDLERPAGSLQRERPGQEEGRYRREERDEKAVRDRERRDRKDDREGRGDRRDKRPDKEDGYGRGERDEREKERRNDRERRDEKDWRENKDRKQPRDRKEDHERRDEPERVDERERKELNERREDRERREERDRREERDRRDVRRPEPVKQVSDGKLFRPQSEQDMRPVLQKSSSDIGQKVRPFSESIQSSTLPRHTPEEEESRTRTGSVGVRFVPEPKPASSASSKDFQPPPKQAILPPKWLMGSSSSSTETAPVPSSSSSSSSSSTSSSSAPPIAKPPPRTVSLNVDDSSRSNPTPPVTAGDREAPPTVSGHSTPPTVPAHSTPPTVPAHSAPPTVSAHSNPPASTAPKQPPVPPPKPSHHNSNTALQASTLQRSYQAPPPQYWTSWRRQAESGVYLSLPTYLSPRGAQLRPVDPSQVPVPVKRSPPVPPKRVTPVTKRHSDDSSANQPEPPPPGPASNPVPSPASAPPPGQSDNSEALSPPPTHIPPSPPRVHQPEVPHVDPPSPTTEPPSEPPLPLHIRIQRALNSPGPIQPNPEGSKRAHSLLFESPPDFLAEAQGERRNSLPVTIEPLRLPEDDDFDIEEELQKLRPAPRPTLQLEPRSRRGLVGDPRVTVIPEDTGHGDSVDKENEESDSDGPVNYREDDDDDDEEDVPTGGLASRVKRKDTLALKLERQQEKEKEKEQSQDQENITWDNKEQWESVRSKIGSALNRRLSQRPTAQELEQRNILLAKDEADRRAERSEIKRRLTRKLSQRPTVAELQARKILRFHEYVECTHAQDYDRRADKPWTKLTPSDKAAIRKELNDFKSSEMEVHEDSRIYTRFHRP
- the LOC113119145 gene encoding phosphatase and actin regulator 4A-like isoform X1, whose translation is MGQGASTQTLNPSLAYITDDEVDHSVPDSDGAPPGAGTPSAKGKGKFSNLGKIFKPWKWRKKKSSDKFKETSEVLERKISMRKPREELIERGLLKDVPENESNDVNHKAPPVKNGHTVPGERRSDTGSEVKAPSSRPQGEEQRISLAPEPERRNRAPSDVSRNRQPLDVDARTRIPPETDRRSRPESDLERPAGSLQRERPGQEEGRYRREERDEKAVRDRERRDRKDDREGRGDRRDKRPDKEDGYGRGERDEREKERRNDRERRDEKDWRENKDRKQPRDRKEDHERRDEPERVDERERKELNERREDRERREERDRREERDRRDVRRPEPVKQVSDGKLFRPQSEQDMRPVLQKSSSDIGQKVRPFSESIQSSTLPRHTPEEEESRTRTGSVGVRFVPEPKPASSASSKDFQPPPKQAILPPKWLMGSSSSSTETAPVPSSSSSSSSSSTSSSSAPPIAKPPPRTVSLNVDDSSRSNPTPPVTAGDREAPPTVSGHSTPPTVPAHSTPPTVPAHSAPPTVSAHSNPPASTAPKQPPVPPPKPSHHNSNTALQASTLQRSYQAPPPQYWTSWRRQAESGVYLSLPTYLSPRGAQLRPVDPSQVPVPVKRSPPVPPKRVTPVTKRHSDDSSANQPEPPPPGPASNPVPSPASAPPPGQSDNSEALSPPPTHIPPSPPRVHQPEVPHVDPPSPTTEPPSEPPLPLHIRIQRALNSPGPIQPNPEGSKRAHSLLFESPPDFLAEAQGERRNSLPVTIEPLRLPEDDDFDIEEELQKLRPAPRPTLQLEPRSRRGLVGDPRVTVIPEDTGHGDSVDKENEESDSDGPVNYREDDDDDDEEDVPTGGLASRVKRKDTLALKLERQQEKEKEKEQSQDQENITWDNKEQWESVRSKIGSALNRRLSQRPTAQELEQRNILLAKDEADRRAERSEIKRRLTRKLSQRPTVAELQARKILRFHEYVECTHAQDYDRRADKPWTKLTPSDKAAIRKELNDFKSSEMEVHEDSRIYTRFHRP